In Brassica rapa cultivar Chiifu-401-42 chromosome A06, CAAS_Brap_v3.01, whole genome shotgun sequence, a single window of DNA contains:
- the LOC103871361 gene encoding probable disease resistance protein At1g15890: MGGCVSLDLSCDQTLNQTCNCLFGDGNYIHMMKANLEALETTMQELRQRRDDLLTRVSTEEDKGLQRLAQVEGWLSRVARIDSQVSDLLKDEPTETKRLCLFVYCSTKCISSCEYGKKVSKKLEEVKELLSRKDFEKVAEKRPAPKVGKKHIQTTIGLDSMVEKAWNSIMKPERRTLGIYGMGGVGKTTLLTHINNKLDKEVNGFDVVIWVVVSQDLQYKGIQDQILRRLRVDKEWENQTEEEKASSIDDILGRKKFVLLLDDLWSEVDLNKIGVPRPTQENGSKIVFTTRSKEVCSDMEADDKLQIDCLPANEAWELFRSIVGEDTLKLHQDIPTLAKKICEKCYGLPLALNVIGKAMKYKEDVHEWRHAKKVLSTSSHEFPGMEEKILSILKFSYDGLKEENVKSCFLYCSLFPEDYEIKKEELIEYWINEGFINGKRDEDGSNNQGHVIIGSLVRAHLLMESETTVKMHDVLREMALWIGSTSAKEEEKQCVKSGVKLSCIPDDINWSVSRRISLMSNQIEKISCCPECPNLSTLFLQGNNLEGIPGEFFQFMKALVVLDLSHNLLWELPEEICSLTSLQCLSLSFTFIRSLSVGLKGLRKLISLDLEWTSLTSIDGIGTSLPNLQVLKLYHSRVYIDARSIEELQLLEHLKILTGNVKDALILESIQRVERLASCVQRLLISGVFAEVITLNTAALGGLRGLEIWYSQISEIKIDWKSKEKEDLLCNSSPYFRHLSSIFIYDLEGPKELTWLLFAPNLKHLHVRSARSRSVEEIINKEKGMSISNVHPDMTVPFRTLESLTLERLPELKRICSSPPPALPSLKIVLVEKCPKLPEAAIREFQRHEQE; the protein is encoded by the coding sequence ATGGGAGGCTGTGTATCACTAGATTTATCATGTGATCAAACGCTGAATCAAACTTGCAACTGCTTATTTGGGGATGGAAATTACATTCATATGATGAAGGCTAATCTGGAGGCTCTGGAGACAACTATGCAAGAACTTAGACAAAGGCGAGATGATCTGTTAACAAGAGTTTCCACAGAAGAAGATAAAGGTTTGCAGCGGCTTGCTCAAGTAGAAGGATGGTTGTCAAGGGTAGCACGTATTGACTCTCAGGTCAGTGATCTGCTTAAGGACGAACCAACTGAAACGAAAAGATTGTGTCTTTTTGTATATTGTTCTACAAAGTGCATATCAAGCTGTGAGTATGGTAAAAAGGTATCAAAGAAGTTGGAAGAAGTTAAAGAGCTTCTATCTAGAAAAGATTTTGAAAAGGTGGCTGAAAAAAGACCTGCACCAAAGGTGGGGAAGAAACATATCCAAACAACAATAGGTTTGGATTCCATGGTTGAAAAGGCATGGAACAGCATCATGAAACCTGAACGAAGAACGTTAGGTATCTATGGCATGGGGGGAGTTGGAAAAACAACCCTCTTAACTCATATCAACAACAAATTGGACAAAGAGGTGAATGGATTTGATGTTGTGATATGGGTTGTGGTCTCTCAAGATTTGCAATACAAGGGCATTCAGGATCAGATTCTACGAAGATTACGTGTTGACAAGGAATGGGAAAATCAAACAGAGGAGGAGAAAGCATCTTCCATAGACGATATCCTAGGAAGAAAGAAATTTGTTCTGCTGTTAGATGATCTGTGGAGCGAGgtagatttgaacaagattggAGTTCCACGTCCAACTCAAGAAAATGGATCGAAGATAGTTTTCACCACTCGTTCAAAGGAAGTTTGCAGTGACATGGAAGCTGATGATAAGTTGCAAATTGATTGTTTGCCAGCGAATGAAGCGTGGGAACTGTTTCGAAGTATAGTTGGAGAAGACACATTAAAGCTGCATCAGGATATTCCCACACTTGCAAAGAAAATTTGTGAAAAATGTTATGGCTTGCCACTTGCACTCAATGTGATTGGCAAAGCTATGAAATATAAAGAGGATGTACACGAATGGCGTCACGCAAAAAAGGTTCTCAGTACGTCTAGCCACGAGTTTCCAGGTATGGAAGAAAAGATTCTTTCAATTTTGAAGTTCAGCTATGATGGCTTAAAGGAAGAAAATGTGAAATCATGCTTCCTATACTGTTCTTTGTTCCCGGAAGATTATGAAATAAAGAAGGAGGAGTTGATAGAGTATTGGATCAATGAAGGATTTATAAATGGAAAGAGAGATGAAGATGGAAGTAACAACCAAGGTCATGTTATAATTGGTTCGTTAGTTCGTGCGCATCTATTGATGGAATCCGAAACTACTGTGAAAATGCATGATGTGTTACGTGAAATGGCTCTTTGGATAGGGTCTACGTCTGCAAAAGAGGAAGAAAAGCAGTGCGTCAAATCTGGTGTGAAGCTAAGCTGTATACCAGATGACATCAACTGGTCAGTTTCGAGAAGGATCTCGTTGATGAGTAATCAAATTGAAAAGATATCTTGCTGCCCTGAGTGCCCCAACCTTTCGACTCTATTTCTCCAGGGTAACAATTTGGAGGGTATACCGGGTGAATTCTTTCAGTTTATGAAAGCCCTTGTCGTCTTGGATCTCTCGCATAACCTACTTTGGGAATTGCCGGAAGAAATTTGCAGCTTGACTTCCTTGCAGTGCCTCAGTTTATCATTCACATTTATAAGGTCGTTATCAGTTGGTTTGAAGGGGTTGAGGAAACTAATAAGCCTGGACCTGGAGTGGACCAGCCTTACAAGCATTGATGGGATAGGAACAAGCTTACCAAATCTTCAGGTGTTGAAACTGTATCATTCTCGTGTTTATATTGATGCAAGATCAATTGAAGAGCTACAACTTTTAGAGCACTTGAAGATTTTAACAGGAAACGTGAAAGATGCTTTAATTTTGGAAAGTATCCAAAGAGTTGAGCGATTGGCGAGTTGTGTTCAACGCCTTTTGATTTCCGGTGTGTTCGCAGAGGTTATAACATTAAACACGGCAGCTCTGGGTGGTCTTCGAGGACTTGAGATTTGGTATTCCCAAATCTCAGAGATAAAGATAGATTGGAAAagcaaagagaaagaagatcTTCTATGCAACAGTTCTCCATACTTCAGGCACCTCTCCAGTATTTTTATATACGATTTGGAAGGTCCAAAAGAATTGACCTGGTTATTGTTTGCTCCAAATCTCAAGCATCTACACGTGAGAAGTGCACGTTCTAGAAGCGTagaagaaataataaataaggAGAAGGGAATGAGTATTAGCAATGTGCATCCTGATATGACAGTTCCTTTTAGGACGCTAGAATCCCTCACTTTAGAGAGATTACCGGAATTAAAGAGAATATGCTCAAGTCCTCCTCCTGCTCTTCCATCCCTGAAAATTGTTCTTGTGGAGAAGTGCCCAAAGCTGCCCGAAGCTGCCATTAGAGAGTTTCAGAGACACGAACAGGAGTAA